One region of Brassica napus cultivar Da-Ae chromosome A10, Da-Ae, whole genome shotgun sequence genomic DNA includes:
- the LOC106370392 gene encoding threonylcarbamoyl-AMP synthase: protein MNFSTRLAEKLPGILPVPSHPLLRKGAIISELRFFATASHSRRLRLGLQKNKVWSLQRAELCVVTSSCIVHPATEAYAQEAIEAIKSEKVIAVPTDTLYGFACDACSLEAVNRIYEIKGRKLTSPLAICVGDVSDIKRVATTNHLPHGLLDSLLPGPVTLVLQRGESSILEKSLNPGIDTIGVRVPDSEFIREVSRGSGSVLALTSANLSGDRSSVCVNDFENLWQHCACVYDGGLLPSGRAGSTIVDLSKVGKYKIIRPGSAKEATVAILEKYLLEEEDC, encoded by the exons ATGAACTTCTCCACAAGGCTCGCTGAGAAACTTCCCGGCATCTTACCGGTGCCGTCTCATCCTCTCCTGCGTAAAG GAGCTATCATCTCCGAGTTAAGATTCTTTGCAACTGCTTCCCACAGTAGAAGATTGAGATTGGGGTTGCAGAAGAATAAGGTTTGGAGTTTGCAGAGAGCAGAACTCTGTGTAGTGACAAGTTCATGTATAGTTCATCCCGCAACTGAAGCCTATGCACAAGAAGCTATCGAAGCAATCAAATCCGAGAAAGTCATCGCTGTGCCTACCGATACTCTTTATGGATTCGCCTGTGATGCTTG TTCGTTAGAAGCTGTTAACCGAATCTATGAGATCAAAGGCCGGAAGCTCACAAGCCCGTTAGCCATCTGCGTAGGAGACGTATCAGACATCAAGAGAGTCGCTACAACAAACCACTTACCTCACGGTTTGCTTGATTCTCTCTTGCCCGGTCCAGTCACGCTCGTCCTTCAACGAG GTGAGTCAAGCATTCTCGAAAAGTCCTTAAACCCGGGGATTGATACTATTGGAGTCCGTGTTCCGGATAGTGAGTTCATTAGAGAAGTATCGAGAGGTTCGGGGAGTGTTTTGGCTCTTACGAGTGCTAATCTAAGCGGTGATAGAAGCAGCGTTTGCGTGAATGATTTCGAGAATCTTTGGCAGCACTGTGCTTGTGTCTATGATGGTGGTTTGCTTCCGTCGGGACGTGCAGGGTCAACGATAGTTGATTTGAGTAAAGTGGGGAAGTATAAGATCATTAGACCGGGAAG CGCTAAGGAAGCAACAGTGGCGATTCTTGAGAAGTATttgcttgaagaagaagactgttAA
- the LOC111201441 gene encoding putative defensin-like protein 274 produces the protein MASSRFQLVALLVIFSLVISAKSQEKDILDGPCRLRGTCKQDSDCDVHCHRSTDPPAMAGRCLLARPSGPVCCCLFD, from the exons ATGGCGTCATCTAGATTTCAACTTGTTGCCCTTCTCGTCATCTTCTCTCTTGTTATTTCTGCCAAATCTCAAG aaaaggaTATACTGGACGGACCGTGCCGCTTGAGAGGAACGTGCAAACAGGACAGCGACTGCGACGTTCATTGCCATCGTAGCACCGACCCTCCAGCCATGGCCGGCCGCTGCCTCTTGGCTAGACCCTCTGGTCCCGTTTGCTGCTGCCTTTTTGATTAA
- the LOC106371611 gene encoding uncharacterized protein LOC106371611 isoform X2 — translation MFYFKVMDTEEKPLNPLDSSHGDSAPSDQAEEGSSSAITEETSANVQQWRRNNLSLQIPSRAANLSPEESVVIKMPPTPSPTPRRVNFSLTSSSPAPTSSSAAPPRTKSSLKNLIPKVGFKPKLSNTDVEKGQGDVSCQEKALISRSLSLSKLFTPRIKRTSSLPVTPIVLLNSESARGGSSVTPQTPSSKGRVQIARSRSVPVNDKEASLKGMDSFFRVIPSTPRVKEGDVLLNASEAVNTETCDADGEDIPEEEAVCRICLVDLCEGGETFKMECSCKGELALAHKDCALKWFTIKGNKTCEVCKQEVKNLPVTLLRIQSIRNSGVPQIDVTGYRVWQEVPVLVIISMLAYFCFLEQLLVEKMGTGAIAISLPFSCILGLLASMTASTMVMRRFVWIYASVQFALVVLFAHVFYSVVELQPVLSVLLSTFAGFGVCICGSSVMVEFVRWKRRWRARRLEQELNHAQTLPQTLDATTSQHHPNAS, via the exons ATGTTCTATTTTAAAG TGATGGATACTGAAGAGAAGCCTCTTAATCCTCTTGATTCAAGCCATGGTGATTCTGCTCCTTCAGATCAG GCCGAAGAAGGATCCTCCTCTGCTATAACAGAAGAGACTTCTGCAAACGTTCAACAATGGAGACGCAACAATCTCTCCTTGCAGATACCTTCTAGAGCAGCCAATCTCTCTCCTGAAGAATCTGTTGTCATCAAAATGCCTCCAACGCCTAGTCCAACTCCAAGAAGAGTCAACTTCTCTTTGACTTCAAGCTCTCCAGCTCCTACTTCCTCTTCAGCTGCTCCTCCGAGGACTAAATCTTCCCTGAAGAATCTTATCCCAAAAGTTGGCTTCAAACCAAAACTCTCCAACACCGATGTAGAAAAGGGACAAGGGGATGTATCTTGTCAGGAGAAGGCTTTGATATCGAGGTCACTATCACTTTCGAAGCTGTTCACGCCTAGGATCAAGAGAACTTCGTCTCTACCTGTGACTCCCATTGTTCTTTTAAACTCAGAGTCAGCTCGCGGAGGAAGCAGTGTTACTCCTCAAACTCCAAGC AGCAAAGGGAGAGTGCAGATAGCTCGCTCTCGCTCTGTGCCTGTTAACGACAAGGAAGCAAGCTTAAAGGGAATGGATTCATTCTTCAGAGTGATCCCTTCAACTCCTCGTGTTAAAGAAGGAGACGTTTTGTTAAATGCATCAGAGGCTGTTAATACTG AAACATGTGATGCTGATGGAGAAGACATACCGGAGGAAGAAGCAGTTTGTAGGATTTGTTTGGTGGATCTCTGTGAAGGAGGAGAAACTTTTAAAATGGAGTGTAGTTGCAAAGGTGAGCTTGCTCTTGCTCACAAAGACTGTGCTCTTAAATGGTTCACCATAAAGGGTAACAAGACCTGTGAGGTGTGTAAACAAGAAGTCAAGAACTTACCTGTGACACTCTTAAGGATCCAAAGCATTAGAAACTCTGGTGTTCCTCAGATTGATGTCACTGGTTACag GGTTTGGCAGGAGGTCCCGGTTCTGGTAATCATCAGCATGCTTGCTTACTTTTGTTTCCTGGAGCAGCTATTG GTTGAGAAAATGGGGACGGGTGCAATTGCTATATCGTTGCCGTTTTCTTGTATTCTTGGTCTTCTTGCATCCATGACTGCATCAACCATGG TAATGAgaagatttgtttggatttacGCATCTGTACAGTTTGCTTTGGTTGTTCTCTTCGCCCATGTATTTTATTCCGTG GTGGAGTTGCAACCGGTTCTGTCAGTTCTTCTGTCAACATTTGCTGGATTTGGTGTCTGCATATGCGGAAGTTCAGTGATGGTTGAGTTTGTCAGATGGAAACGAAGATGGCGAGCCAGAAGGCTAGAGCAGGAGCTGAACCATGCTCAGACTTTGCCACAAACGCTGGATGCAACAACCTCTCAGCATCATCCAAATGCCTCATAG
- the LOC106371611 gene encoding uncharacterized protein LOC106371611 isoform X3: MDTEEKPLNPLDSSHGDSAPSDQKAEEGSSSAITEETSANVQQWRRNNLSLQIPSRAANLSPEESVVIKMPPTPSPTPRRVNFSLTSSSPAPTSSSAAPPRTKSSLKNLIPKVGFKPKLSNTDVEKGQGDVSCQEKALISRSLSLSKLFTPRIKRTSSLPVTPIVLLNSESARGGSSVTPQTPSSKGRVQIARSRSVPVNDKEASLKGMDSFFRVIPSTPRVKEGDVLLNASEAVNTETCDADGEDIPEEEAVCRICLVDLCEGGETFKMECSCKGELALAHKDCALKWFTIKGNKTCEVCKQEVKNLPVTLLRIQSIRNSGVPQIDVTGYRVWQEVPVLVIISMLAYFCFLEQLLVEKMGTGAIAISLPFSCILGLLASMTASTMVMRRFVWIYASVQFALVVLFAHVFYSVVELQPVLSVLLSTFAGFGVCICGSSVMVEFVRWKRRWRARRLEQELNHAQTLPQTLDATTSQHHPNAS; the protein is encoded by the exons ATGGATACTGAAGAGAAGCCTCTTAATCCTCTTGATTCAAGCCATGGTGATTCTGCTCCTTCAGATCAG AAGGCCGAAGAAGGATCCTCCTCTGCTATAACAGAAGAGACTTCTGCAAACGTTCAACAATGGAGACGCAACAATCTCTCCTTGCAGATACCTTCTAGAGCAGCCAATCTCTCTCCTGAAGAATCTGTTGTCATCAAAATGCCTCCAACGCCTAGTCCAACTCCAAGAAGAGTCAACTTCTCTTTGACTTCAAGCTCTCCAGCTCCTACTTCCTCTTCAGCTGCTCCTCCGAGGACTAAATCTTCCCTGAAGAATCTTATCCCAAAAGTTGGCTTCAAACCAAAACTCTCCAACACCGATGTAGAAAAGGGACAAGGGGATGTATCTTGTCAGGAGAAGGCTTTGATATCGAGGTCACTATCACTTTCGAAGCTGTTCACGCCTAGGATCAAGAGAACTTCGTCTCTACCTGTGACTCCCATTGTTCTTTTAAACTCAGAGTCAGCTCGCGGAGGAAGCAGTGTTACTCCTCAAACTCCAAGC AGCAAAGGGAGAGTGCAGATAGCTCGCTCTCGCTCTGTGCCTGTTAACGACAAGGAAGCAAGCTTAAAGGGAATGGATTCATTCTTCAGAGTGATCCCTTCAACTCCTCGTGTTAAAGAAGGAGACGTTTTGTTAAATGCATCAGAGGCTGTTAATACTG AAACATGTGATGCTGATGGAGAAGACATACCGGAGGAAGAAGCAGTTTGTAGGATTTGTTTGGTGGATCTCTGTGAAGGAGGAGAAACTTTTAAAATGGAGTGTAGTTGCAAAGGTGAGCTTGCTCTTGCTCACAAAGACTGTGCTCTTAAATGGTTCACCATAAAGGGTAACAAGACCTGTGAGGTGTGTAAACAAGAAGTCAAGAACTTACCTGTGACACTCTTAAGGATCCAAAGCATTAGAAACTCTGGTGTTCCTCAGATTGATGTCACTGGTTACag GGTTTGGCAGGAGGTCCCGGTTCTGGTAATCATCAGCATGCTTGCTTACTTTTGTTTCCTGGAGCAGCTATTG GTTGAGAAAATGGGGACGGGTGCAATTGCTATATCGTTGCCGTTTTCTTGTATTCTTGGTCTTCTTGCATCCATGACTGCATCAACCATGG TAATGAgaagatttgtttggatttacGCATCTGTACAGTTTGCTTTGGTTGTTCTCTTCGCCCATGTATTTTATTCCGTG GTGGAGTTGCAACCGGTTCTGTCAGTTCTTCTGTCAACATTTGCTGGATTTGGTGTCTGCATATGCGGAAGTTCAGTGATGGTTGAGTTTGTCAGATGGAAACGAAGATGGCGAGCCAGAAGGCTAGAGCAGGAGCTGAACCATGCTCAGACTTTGCCACAAACGCTGGATGCAACAACCTCTCAGCATCATCCAAATGCCTCATAG
- the LOC106371611 gene encoding uncharacterized protein LOC106371611 isoform X1 has protein sequence MFYFKVMDTEEKPLNPLDSSHGDSAPSDQKAEEGSSSAITEETSANVQQWRRNNLSLQIPSRAANLSPEESVVIKMPPTPSPTPRRVNFSLTSSSPAPTSSSAAPPRTKSSLKNLIPKVGFKPKLSNTDVEKGQGDVSCQEKALISRSLSLSKLFTPRIKRTSSLPVTPIVLLNSESARGGSSVTPQTPSSKGRVQIARSRSVPVNDKEASLKGMDSFFRVIPSTPRVKEGDVLLNASEAVNTETCDADGEDIPEEEAVCRICLVDLCEGGETFKMECSCKGELALAHKDCALKWFTIKGNKTCEVCKQEVKNLPVTLLRIQSIRNSGVPQIDVTGYRVWQEVPVLVIISMLAYFCFLEQLLVEKMGTGAIAISLPFSCILGLLASMTASTMVMRRFVWIYASVQFALVVLFAHVFYSVVELQPVLSVLLSTFAGFGVCICGSSVMVEFVRWKRRWRARRLEQELNHAQTLPQTLDATTSQHHPNAS, from the exons ATGTTCTATTTTAAAG TGATGGATACTGAAGAGAAGCCTCTTAATCCTCTTGATTCAAGCCATGGTGATTCTGCTCCTTCAGATCAG AAGGCCGAAGAAGGATCCTCCTCTGCTATAACAGAAGAGACTTCTGCAAACGTTCAACAATGGAGACGCAACAATCTCTCCTTGCAGATACCTTCTAGAGCAGCCAATCTCTCTCCTGAAGAATCTGTTGTCATCAAAATGCCTCCAACGCCTAGTCCAACTCCAAGAAGAGTCAACTTCTCTTTGACTTCAAGCTCTCCAGCTCCTACTTCCTCTTCAGCTGCTCCTCCGAGGACTAAATCTTCCCTGAAGAATCTTATCCCAAAAGTTGGCTTCAAACCAAAACTCTCCAACACCGATGTAGAAAAGGGACAAGGGGATGTATCTTGTCAGGAGAAGGCTTTGATATCGAGGTCACTATCACTTTCGAAGCTGTTCACGCCTAGGATCAAGAGAACTTCGTCTCTACCTGTGACTCCCATTGTTCTTTTAAACTCAGAGTCAGCTCGCGGAGGAAGCAGTGTTACTCCTCAAACTCCAAGC AGCAAAGGGAGAGTGCAGATAGCTCGCTCTCGCTCTGTGCCTGTTAACGACAAGGAAGCAAGCTTAAAGGGAATGGATTCATTCTTCAGAGTGATCCCTTCAACTCCTCGTGTTAAAGAAGGAGACGTTTTGTTAAATGCATCAGAGGCTGTTAATACTG AAACATGTGATGCTGATGGAGAAGACATACCGGAGGAAGAAGCAGTTTGTAGGATTTGTTTGGTGGATCTCTGTGAAGGAGGAGAAACTTTTAAAATGGAGTGTAGTTGCAAAGGTGAGCTTGCTCTTGCTCACAAAGACTGTGCTCTTAAATGGTTCACCATAAAGGGTAACAAGACCTGTGAGGTGTGTAAACAAGAAGTCAAGAACTTACCTGTGACACTCTTAAGGATCCAAAGCATTAGAAACTCTGGTGTTCCTCAGATTGATGTCACTGGTTACag GGTTTGGCAGGAGGTCCCGGTTCTGGTAATCATCAGCATGCTTGCTTACTTTTGTTTCCTGGAGCAGCTATTG GTTGAGAAAATGGGGACGGGTGCAATTGCTATATCGTTGCCGTTTTCTTGTATTCTTGGTCTTCTTGCATCCATGACTGCATCAACCATGG TAATGAgaagatttgtttggatttacGCATCTGTACAGTTTGCTTTGGTTGTTCTCTTCGCCCATGTATTTTATTCCGTG GTGGAGTTGCAACCGGTTCTGTCAGTTCTTCTGTCAACATTTGCTGGATTTGGTGTCTGCATATGCGGAAGTTCAGTGATGGTTGAGTTTGTCAGATGGAAACGAAGATGGCGAGCCAGAAGGCTAGAGCAGGAGCTGAACCATGCTCAGACTTTGCCACAAACGCTGGATGCAACAACCTCTCAGCATCATCCAAATGCCTCATAG
- the LOC106371612 gene encoding 4-hydroxy-3-methylbut-2-en-1-yl diphosphate synthase (ferredoxin), chloroplastic: MATGVLPAPFSGVKISDSKLGFGKSLNIVRICDLRSLRSARRRVSVIRNSNQGSDLAELQPASEGSPLLVPRQKYCESLNKTVRRKTRTVMVGDVALGSEHPIRIQTMTTSDTKDITATVDEVMRIADKGADIVRITVQGKKEADACFEIKDKLVQLNYNIPLVADIHFAPAVALRVAECFDKIRVNPGNFADRRAQFETIEYTEDEYQKELQHIEQVFTPLVEKCKKYGRAMRIGTNHGSLSDRIMSYYGDSPRGMVESAFEFARICRKLDYHNFVFSMKASNPVIMVQAYRLLVAEMYVHGWDYPLHLGVTEAGEGEDGRMKSAIGIGTLLQDGLGDTIRVSLTEPPEEEIDPCKRLANLGTKAAELQQGVAPFEEKHRHYFDFQRRTGDLPVQKEGEEVDYRNVLHRDGSVLMTVSLDQLKAPELLYRSLATKLVVGMPFKDLATVDSILLRELPPVDDHVARLALKRLIDVSMGVIAPLSEQLTKPLPNAMVLVNLKELSGGAYKLLPEGTRLVVSVRGDEPYEELEVLKSIDATMILHDVPFNEDNVSRVHAARRLFEFLSENSVNFPVIHHINFPTGIHRDELVIHAGTYAGALLVDGLGDGVMLEAPDQDFEFLRNTSFNLLQGCRMRNTKTEYVSCPSCGRTLFDLQEISAEIREKTSHLPGVSIAIMGCIVNGPGEMADADFGYVGGSPGKIDLYVGKTVVKRGIAMSEATDALIGLIKEHGRWVDPPVADE; the protein is encoded by the exons ATGGCGACTGGGGTATTGCCAGCTCCGTTCTCCGGGGTCAAGATCTCGGATTCGAAACTCGGGTTTGGTAAAAGCTTGAATATTGTGAGGATTTGTGATTTGAGGAGCTTAAGATCTGCTAGGAGAAGAGTTTCAGTGATCCGGAATTCGAATCAAGGCTCTGATTTAGCTGAGCTTCAACCTGCTTCAGAAGGAAGCCCTCTCTtag TGCCAAGACAGAAGTATTGCGAGTCATTGAATAAGACGGTGAGAAGGAAGACTCGTACTGTCATGGTTGGAGACGTCGCCCTTGGCAGCGAACATCCCATAAGGATCCAAACCATGACTACATCCGATACAAAGGATATTACTGCGACTGTTGACGAG GTAATGAGAATTGCGGATAAAGGAGCGGACATTGTGAGGATCACTGTTCAAGGGAAGAAAGAGGCAGACGCATGCtttgaaatcaaagataaaCTTGTTCAGCTTAA TTATAACATACCCCTTGTGGCGGACATTCAttttgctcctgctgtagcctTGCGTGTAGCTGAATGCTTTGACAAGATCCGCGTCAACCCCGGAAACTTTG CTGACAGACGGGCACAGTTTGAGACAATAGAGTACACAGAAGATGAATACCAGAAAGAACTTCAGCATATCGAGCAG GTCTTCACTCCTTTAGTTGAGAAATGCAAAAAGTATGGGAGAGCAATGCGTATAGGGACAAACCACGGAAGTCTTTCTGACCGTATCATGAGCTACTATGGTGACTCTCCACGTGGAATG GTTGAATCAGCGTTTGAGTTTGCACGGATATGTCGGAAACTAGACTACCACAACTTCGTTTTCTCGATGAAAGCTAGCAACCCGGTGATCATGGTCCAGGCCTACCGTCTACTTGTGGCGGAGATGTATGTTCATGGATGGGATTATCCTCTGCATTTGGGAGTCACTGAGGCAGGTGAAGGTGAAGATGGACGGATGAAGTCTGCTATCGGAATCGGGACGCTTCTTCAG GATGGACTTGGTGACACAATAAGAGTTTCGCTGACTGAGCCACCAGAAGAGGAGATTGATCCGTGTAAGCGATTGGCCAACCTGGGAACAAAAGCTGCTGAGCTTCAACAAGGCGTT GCACCGTTTGAAGAAAAGCATAGGCATTACTTTGATTTTCAGCGTAGGACTGGTGATCTACCTGTACAAAAAGAG GGAGAAGAGGTTGATTACAGAAACGTCCTTCACCGTGATGGTTCTGTTCTGATGACGGTTTCTCTTGATCAACTAAAG GCACCTGAACTCCTCTACAGATCGCTTGCTACAAAGCTTGTCGTTGGCATGCCATTCAAG GATCTGGCAACGGTTGATTCCATCTTACTTAGAGAGCTACCACCTGTGGATGATCACGTGGCT CGTTTGGCTCTTAAACGGTTGATCGATGTAAGTATGGGAGTCATAGCACCTTTATCAGAGCAGCTCACAAAGCCATTGCCCAATGCAATGGTTCTTGTTAACCTCAAGGAACTATCTGGTGGTGCTTACAAGCTTCTCCCTGAAG GTACACGCTTGGTTGTCTCTGTACGAGGTGATGAGCCATACGAGGAGCTTGAAGTACTCAAGAGCATCGATGCTACTATGATTCTACATGATGTACCCTTCAATGAAGACAATGTTAGCAGAGTACATGCAGCTCGGAG ACTTTTCGAGTTCCTATCAGAGAATTCAGTTAACTTCCCCGTCATTCACCACATTAACTTCCCAACAGGGATTCACAG GGACGAGTTGGTGATCCACGCAGGGACATACGCAGGAGCACTTCTAGTGGATGGACTTGGAGACGGTGTGATGCTAGAAGCACCTGATCAAGACTTCGAGTTCCTTAGGAACACTTCTTTCAACTTGTTACAAGGCTGCAGGATGCGTAACACCAAGACG GAATACGTATCGTGCCCTTCTTGTGGAAGAACTCTGTTCGACTTGCAAGAAATCAGCGCTGAGATCAGAGAAAAGACTTCACATTTGCCTGGCGTTTCg ATTGCAATAATGGGATGCATTGTGAATGGACCTGGAGAAATGGCTGATGCTGATTTCGGTTATGTAGGCGGTTCTCCCGGAAAAATCGACCTTTACGTTGGAAAG ACGGTGGTGAAGCGTGGGATTGCCATGTCGGAGGCAACTGATGCTCTGATCGGTCTGATCAAAGAACATGGTCGCTGGGTGGACCCACCGGTTGCTGATGAGTAG